AGGAGATGGGCATCTCAAGTATCGGTGATCGATTGAGGATCCTGAACGCAGTCAAGGCCTTACGGCAGAGGGTAGCCAACAAATTCGTACCACCAACGTCAAACCACAAACCCAGTCACAGTATTGACGCTGATCCAAAGGGTGTTTCTGATAAATCTGACGGAGCAGGAAACCGTCAAGGAAATCGGCGCCTTGAAAACGTTAGACCGAAGCCTCTACAACTCAATGGCAACGCAGGCAGGGGTGATCTCCCAGTTATCAGTCGTGAACAACCTCCAGACTCTGCCAGGAGTACAGTAACACTTCCTATTAGACCCTTACCAAACCCGACGGCCTCTACACCACCGTCTAATAATCAACTGAGTACCCCGAGCAGCAGCGCACACTCTTCTGGTGGTACTCCGGGCCAAAGACCCAATCTTCCAcctcttccacctccaccgcGCGGACAACCGCCTCTTCCGCCTAGCCGCACACCTGTTCGCAGTTTGCCATCCTGGTCAAATTCTAATCAGTCTGATGCGCCTGCTTATACCTCTCAACCAACGCCACCAACACCCCAAAGTCAAGGCCTTCTTACTCCCTCGAGCAGCAACTGGGTCAATCATCATCTGCCTTCAGATCCACGACCGGGAAATCCAGGGAGCAAAGTGACCTTGACGCGTTCAATTTCACCTGTTCCTCCTGGCCGTCCTCGTCCCAACCCTTCCAGCCTCTCCCATGCACGCAACAGCTCCACCGGTATCAACGGCGGAATCAGTGTCACCCCAAACAAACGAGTGAATGTCGCTAACTCGCATCCGTACGCGAACGCTCAAACTTCCGCCGTATTGCATCCCCCCTCCAATCTCGCAACTACCCTTTCTCCGATTGACGAATCATTCTCACATCATAATTCGCCAGGGACACCATCACCTCCGACGCATGCTTACACAGTCGGGAGAGGGCCTTTCAACCCTCCAACCTCCTCAAGCAGCAATCAATATACCCTTGATGATCTGCGTAGAAAAACTGTTAAATTTGTATTACCCGACGAAGGGCTTTCCTTCACTATCGATGTTGCGTCTTGCACTGGAGGTGTGGAGGTTCTTGAAAAGGTTTTGAAAAAGTTCGGCAAAGGCAGTCTAAGGAGCGATGGAAACATGGACGTTTCACAAACCGACGAGGGTGGACTGATGGTAGATGGTTGGGGTGTTTTCATGGACCTTGGACAGGAAGTGggtcatggtgagtatccATTATACTGTGTTCAAATTGAAGACCTTGATCATTATCTATATCTCTTAATCTAGCTCAACCGCTAACTGAAGGAGAATTGCTGTCCATCTGTCACGCACCTGACCATCCAACACGCGAAAACGGCCTAGTTTTGCGAAGAATACGGCGAGATGAACGCAGTAACAGTCCATCGTCTGCGATCAGCAGCACAAGAAGTACTAAGCGTGCCAGTTCTATCAGCGTACTTAGTGGTCTCGGTGTAACAGACCCAGAGAAAGCGCTGGCAGTGGAACCACCATCACCGTCCTCTGGAAAATTCAGTCCATCCGCAAATGCCAAACGCCCATCCAAGCTGCGCAACTTCTTTGGACAACGTCCTCCCAGTGAACTTATCACAACCCATTTGACCGAGTATTTCCCAAATACCGAAAAGAGGGTGTTACGTCGCAGTTTGAtgagaaggagagaaagTGTGGCCTCTTACAACCAATCCCTGTCACGCTTTAGCGGCAGCACTCAGGGTTCAGGTCGCAAATCTTTCTCGCCACGTTCATCTATATCAACACTTCCTCCCCCTGTCCCAGACAAAAATGGCGCCTACGATCGTTCTGAAGACCTACCGAGAGTATCCCTTTCAACTGACGATGGCCGTTCTGTGGACCTACAGATGGATAGCATTGACCGGACACCACAGCACCTCCCACCAATCCCTTTCCCGACCGAATCTCTGTCCGAGTCTCTGGACAATGTCACCAATCGCAGAGCACCATCTAGAACACTCTCAACTGCGTCGAAACGCATGAGCTACATGACAGAACTGCGCAGTAAACGTGATCAGTCCGACACTGCCAGTCTCATGACGGTTGACGAAATTACGGCCGAAGTTGAGAATCGCAGAGTCAGCAAAGCGTTTgagcgtgaagaagagctTGAAGGTTGGACCAAGGTTGACTCGGAGCTCGATAATATGGTGCCCAAGCCTGTTGTTGATGACGATGTTGACGTCGAGGACGATGAagttgacgatgacgaagatgacgatgacgaggatgaaTTGTCAGACGGTGTTGATGACGGGACCCTGAACGATGACGAGGAACTCAGTCTTGATGTTGACGATGACGGGGTAATGAGGAACGTGATTCACGCGAAGAAAGGTAAGTTCTTCTCTACATCATAGCATCTCATTTTTAACACAAGTTTCCAAGCCAACAAATGGATTAAGGGAGCTCTTATTGGTGCCGGTTCCTTTGGAAAAGTTTACCTCGGCATGGATGCTTCGAACGGTCTTCTCATGGCCGTGAAACAAGTAGAACTTCCAACAGGATCAGGGCCCAATCAAGAACGCAAAAAGAGCATGCTTAGTGCTCTTGAGCGTGAGATTGAATTGTTGAAGAATCTCCAACACGAAAATATCGTGCAATACCTCTGTAGGAATTTGCCCATCGTCATTCACTAGAATCTATACTAACTTGGATTTTTAGATTCATCCATTGATTCTGAATACCTTAATATTTTCCTTGAATACGTCCCTGGAGGATCGGTCACCGCCCTTTTACGCAATTACGGTGCTTTTGAAGAACCTCTGGTCAAGAACTTTGTCCGCCAAATTTTACAAGGCCTCAATTATTTGCATGAGCGCGATATCATCCATCGTGATATTAAAGGCGCCAATATCCTTGTTGACAACAAGGGTGGCATCAAAATATCCGATTTCGGTATCTCTAAGAAAGTGGATGACAGTAAGCTAATTTTTTATGTGTTCTCTTGAGCGCGTAATTGACGACCAACTAGATCTTCTTACTGGGAATCGGATTAATCGACCCTCCCTTCAAGGCTCAGTGTTCTGGATGGCACCAGAAGTCGTGAAGCAAACGGGACATACACGAAAAGCTGATATCTGGAGCGTTGGTTGTTTAGTCGTCGAAATGTTGACCGGCGAGCATCCATGGGCCCAACTTACCCAGATGCAAGCTATTTTCAAGGTATTTTATTCCTCATTCTTCAATCTGTTCATCTGTTCTAATTGTTTCTATCTATAAGATCGGTTCGTTAGCTCGACCAACTATTCCCTCAGACATATCTGCTGAAGCACAGGACTTCTTACGCCAAACGTTTGAACTCAATCACGAAGCAAGGCCGTCAGCACAGGAACTATTGTCGCATCCTTGGATTGTTCCTTCTTCTAATACGAAGAAATGATTCGAGGAATGACGAACAATTTTTTGATCTTCTTTAACTTTTGGGGGCTTAGATATATCTAAGCCAAACGTTATGTTATTGCGGCCCCAGTCTTTGACCATTTAACCTAATTTATTCCCTTGCCACGCCAATTCGCTATGCTTTTTCACGCCCCATCTAGTGTACGCTGCCACTTGATAGCATCGGTCACAGAGCCATGATTGTACCATATATGTAGCTAAATATCGTTATGGTTCATTTGCCTCAGTAGTGCTAGTGTTTTGCGGGTGGTTCGTCCAGTGCCTCAGTACTGCGTTTTCTTTTGAGATCGGGCTTCGTGGCAGCCTTCTTCGCAGGTCCCCAGTTGGCTGGATTTTCCTGATATCTCACTAACCGGATAGTCTCCTGTGCACCGGGGGTCATTGGGTGGCGATCAAAGTTGGCCTCAACACTAAAAAAAGGTGTAGACATAAGTTAAACATGGACAACAACAATACAAAAAATATTTACAGTGGTTCTTTGGCTAGTAAGCGTCGCGCAGGCGATGTCTCCGAGATATTTTCCATCTTGACGGGATGTGTTTTGATCCAACAACGAAATACGTCATGCAATTCTCGATGACTTGCGTCGGTTTTTAAAGACCCTGCGCAAGCATGAGAACGCGAGACTCTATGGCCTGCGTTTAGGAGTGCCGAACTGGAAAGGCGACAATTAAAAAGGTGCATATGAATATGGAGGCTGTCACCCACGCCACATCGTCTATCGACGGAGTTTCGCAATGGAAGAAACTCGCGACCTTGCTGggagtgaagaagaaaggagtTTCGAGTTCCTAAGAAATTATTTAGTCCTCAGGTGGAAGAAATCGGGGAGTAGGCAGAAGTTACGATTTGTTTACCTCTTTGGCAACAGTAAGCATACCCTTCATACGCGAAGATGTTCCATAATGTGACTTGTTTTCTTCAATATGTGCAAGCACCTTTCCTACAAAGTCAGGATCGTGCAAGCGGCCAGACCACATAGGACCAGCGACCTGGAACTAAATTGTTAGAAAAGGGGTATTATATTGCTAAAAAAAAGTTACTTGCATGTAGATGGGATTCGCATTCTGGACATTTTTGGGTTACCAATGGTCCAGGGTGTGTTTTGAAAATATAGTTTGTGTGTCCGGACGTTGAAGTTTTTGTGATCATTCTTCCCAAAGGTTGCTCGTAATGCGTCTGGCATGTAGTGCAAATATAGAATGTTGAATTTTTGCTACGTTTTGTATGAATTTTCTTGAAAACTTTTTGATAGTTCTATGAAAACTTACGATAACGCCTTTTTGACTTCTA
This Psilocybe cubensis strain MGC-MH-2018 chromosome 3, whole genome shotgun sequence DNA region includes the following protein-coding sequences:
- a CDS encoding Protein kinase byr2; translated protein: MSAIMTSNAYYAPDGQPASPSSPTMQFASQQPPQNSRSFMNLAHTESRSQAPLPVKYQQYVPSEPPPGMSYAAFLRTWTDESVAKWLNEIKCGCHEETFKANDIRGDVLLELDQITLKEMGISSIGDRLRILNAVKALRQRVANKFVPPTSNHKPSHSIDADPKGVSDKSDGAGNRQGNRRLENVRPKPLQLNGNAGRGDLPVISREQPPDSARSTVTLPIRPLPNPTASTPPSNNQLSTPSSSAHSSGGTPGQRPNLPPLPPPPRGQPPLPPSRTPVRSLPSWSNSNQSDAPAYTSQPTPPTPQSQGLLTPSSSNWVNHHLPSDPRPGNPGSKVTLTRSISPVPPGRPRPNPSSLSHARNSSTGINGGISVTPNKRVNVANSHPYANAQTSAVLHPPSNLATTLSPIDESFSHHNSPGTPSPPTHAYTVGRGPFNPPTSSSSNQYTLDDLRRKTVKFVLPDEGLSFTIDVASCTGGVEVLEKVLKKFGKGSLRSDGNMDVSQTDEGGLMVDGWGVFMDLGQEVGHAQPLTEGELLSICHAPDHPTRENGLVLRRIRRDERSNSPSSAISSTRSTKRASSISVLSGLGVTDPEKALAVEPPSPSSGKFSPSANAKRPSKLRNFFGQRPPSELITTHLTEYFPNTEKRVLRRSLMRRRESVASYNQSLSRFSGSTQGSGRKSFSPRSSISTLPPPVPDKNGAYDRSEDLPRVSLSTDDGRSVDLQMDSIDRTPQHLPPIPFPTESLSESLDNVTNRRAPSRTLSTASKRMSYMTELRSKRDQSDTASLMTVDEITAEVENRRVSKAFEREEELEGWTKVDSELDNMVPKPVVDDDVDVEDDEVDDDEDDDDEDELSDGVDDGTLNDDEELSLDVDDDGVMRNVIHAKKANKWIKGALIGAGSFGKVYLGMDASNGLLMAVKQVELPTGSGPNQERKKSMLSALEREIELLKNLQHENIVQYLYSSIDSEYLNIFLEYVPGGSVTALLRNYGAFEEPLVKNFVRQILQGLNYLHERDIIHRDIKGANILVDNKGGIKISDFGISKKVDDNLLTGNRINRPSLQGSVFWMAPEVVKQTGHTRKADIWSVGCLVVEMLTGEHPWAQLTQMQAIFKIGSLARPTIPSDISAEAQDFLRQTFELNHEARPSAQELLSHPWIVPSSNTKK